A part of Mesoplodon densirostris isolate mMesDen1 chromosome 10, mMesDen1 primary haplotype, whole genome shotgun sequence genomic DNA contains:
- the STAB1 gene encoding stabilin-1 isoform X3: MAGPRDHLLLCLLALCLAGFSFIGGQKVQSRRCDIKTKFVTHIPCTPCPAIKKRVCPSGWLREFPEKISQDCRYEVQLGDSLLSVSGCSLECWKDVVQKACCPGYWGSQCYECPGGAETPCNSHGTCLDGIDRNGTCVCQENFSGSACQECRDPNRFGPDCQSVCSCVHGVCRHGPLGDGSCLCFAGFTGPHCDQELPACQALNCPQNSQCSAEAPTCRCLPGHTQQGSECLAPDPCQPSPCSPVAQCSVSPRGQAQCRCPENYHGDGTVCLPQDPCTINNGGCPSNSTLCLYKRPGQASCSCKPGLVSTNHNASAGCFAYCFPHSCDRSATCQVTPDGKTSCVCKDGEVGDGRACYGHLLHEVQKASQTNMLLRLRVAFAMLDQGCREILSTSGPFTVLAPSISSRTMNASLAQQLCRQHIIAGQHMLEESGTQPTHRWWTLAGQEITVTFSRFRKYTYKYKDQPQQTFTIHKANYPAANGIFHVVTALRWQLPPELPEDPKRTIGQILASTEAFTRFETILENCGLPSFLDGPGPFTVFAPSNEAVDGLRDGRLVYLFTAGLSKLQELVRYHVYSHGQLTVEKLISKGRVLTMANQVLAVNISEEGRILLGPEGVPLRRVDVLAANGVIHMLEGILLPPTILPILPKLCNEEQHKVVAGSCVDCQALNTSMCPPNSVKLDISPEECVYIHDPTGLNVLKKGCAHYCNQTILKPGCCKGFFGPDCVQCPGGFSNPCYGKGNCSDGVQGSGACLCFPDYKGIACHICSNPNKHGDQCQEDCGCVHGLCDNRPGSGGVCQRGTCAPGFSGRFCNESTGNCGPTEQAQQCHPHARCINQGDIARCLCLDGFEGDGFSCTPSNPCSRPDRGGCSENAKCVPGAPGTHHCTCHKGWSGDGRVCVAIDECELDVRGGCHADALCSYVGPGQSQCTCKLGFAGDGYVCSPIDPCRAGNGGCHDLATCRAVGGGQRVCTCPPGYGGDGFSCYGDIFQELEANAHFSIFYQWIKGAGVTLPADSRVTALVPSESAIRRLSPEDQAFWLQPRMLPQLVRAHFLQGALSEEELARLDRQSVATLSPTARWEIHNISGRVWVQNASVDVADLLATNGVLHVLSQVLLPPRGDVLGGQGLLQQLDSVPAFRLFRELLQRHRLVPQIEAATAYTIFVPTNHSLEAQANSSGLDLDVVRHHVILGEALSTEALRRGGHRNSLLGPAHWLVFYNHSGQPEVNHVPLEGPVLEAPGRSLFGLSGVLTVGSSRCLHSHAEALREKCVNCTRKFRCTQGYQLEDTPKKSCVYRSGYSFSWGCSYTCAKKIQVPDCCPGFFGTLCEPCPGGLGGVCSGHGQCQDRLLGSGECRCHEGFHGTACEMCELGRYGPNCTGVCDCAHGLCQEGLRGDGSCVCNVGWQGLRCDQKITGPQCPQKCDPNANCVQDSAAAPACVCAAGYSGNGIYCAVVDPCAHDHGGCSPHANCTNVAPGQRTCTCLDGYTGDGELCQEVNSCLIHHGGCHMHAECIPTGPQQVSCSCREGYSGDGIRTCVLLDPCSQNNGGCSPYAVCRSTGDGQRTCTCDAVHTVGDGFTCRARVGLELLRDKHASFFSLHLLEYKELKGDGPFTIFVPHADLMTNLSQDELARIRANRQLVFRYHVAGCRQLRSQELLEEGYATTLSGHPLRFSEREGSIYINDFARVVSSDHEAVNGVLHFIDRVLLPPEVLHWEPDAAPVLRRNFTAAAESFGYKIFSGLVTMAGLLPLLRDSFHRPFTMLWPTDSALQALPPDRQVWLYHKDHRDKLAAIVRGHVIRNVEALASDLPNLGPLRTMHGTPISFSCSRARPGELTVGEEDARIVQRHLPFEGGLAYGIDQLLEPPGLGARCDRFETRPLWLKVCSICGLEPPCPEGSQEQGSPEACWRYFSKFWTSPPLHSSALRSVWARPSHWGQPQGLGRGCYRNCVTTTWKPSCCPGHYGSECRACPGGASSPCNGHGTCMDGMSGSGNCRCRSRFAGTACELCAPGAFGPLCQACNCTSHGHCDEGLGGSGSCFCDEGWTGPHCEVHLELQPVCAPPCAPQAVCRAGHSCECSLGYEGDGRTCTVVDLCQDGRGGCSEYANCSQVGTVVTCTCLPDYEGDGWSCRARNPCEDGHRGGCSEHADCLNTGPNTRRCVCHAGYVGDGLQCLEEPEPPVDRCLDQPPPCHVDAVCTDLHFQEKRAGVFHLQAPSGPYSLNFSQAEAACGAQGAVLASLPQLSAAQQLGLHLCLVGWLANGSAAHPVVFPAADCGDGQVGVVSLGARENLSERWDAYCYRMQDVACQCRDGFVGDGASVCNGKLLDVLATTANFSTFYGMLLGYANATPRGLDFLDFLDDELTYKTLFVPVNEGFMDNLTLSGPDLELHASNTTFLSTNASQGTLLPAHSGLSLIISDMGPDNSSRAPVVSLEAAPPLLAPALTHPLGLILVSLQVPGAVVVSHVIVWDIVAFNGIIHTLASPLLAPLQPRAVVAPEAPPVAAGAGAVVATGALLGLAAGALYLRARSRSAGFGFSAFQAEDDAADDFSPWQEGTSPTLVSVPNPVFGSHDAFCEPFDDSLLEDDFPDTQRILEVK, from the exons GTACAGTCCAGACGCTGCGACATAAAGACCAAGTTTGTCACTCACATACCCTGCACCCCGTGCCCTGCCATCAAGAAGCGGGTGTGTCCCTCGGGCTGGCTTCGGGAGTTCCCGGAGAAGATCTCACAGGACTGCCG ATACGAGGTCCAGCTGGGGGACTCTTTGTTGTCTGTGAGCGGCTGCAGCCTGGAGTGCTGGAAGGACGTGGTGCAGAAGGCCTGCTGCCCTGGCTACTGGGGGTCCCAGTGCTATG AGTGCCCTGGGGGTGCTGAGACCCCATGCAACAGCCACGGGACCTGCCTGGATGGCATAGACAGGAACGGGACCTGCGTGTGCCAG GAAAACTTCAGTGGCTCAGCCTGCCAGGAGTGTAGAGACCCCAACCGGTTCGGCCCTGACTGCCAGTCAG TCTGCAGCTGTGTGCATGGCGTGTGCCGCCATGGGCCACTCGGGGATGGAAGCTGCCTGTGCTTTGCTGGATTCACTGGACCCCACTGTGACCAAG AGCTCCCCGCCTGCCAGGCCCTGAACTGTCCTCAGAACTCCCAGTGCTCTGCAGAGGCCCCTACCTGCCGCTGCCTGCCTGGCCACACCCAGCAGGGCAGCGAATGCCTAG CCCCTGACCCCTGCCAGCCGTCACCCTGCTCCCCAGTTGCCCAGTGCTCCGTGAGCCCCAGGGGGCAGGCACAGTGTCGCTGCCCTGAGAACTACCATGGGGACGGAACGGTGTGTCTGCCCCAGGACCCATGCACCATCAACAACGGCGGCTGCCCCAGCAACTCCACCTTATGTCTGTACAAGAGGCCAGGCCAG GCCTCCTGCTCATGTAAGCCAGGCCTGGTCAGCACCAACCACAATGCCTCCGCGGGCTGCTTCGCCTACTGCTTCCCCCACTCCTGTGACCGGTCAGCCACCTGCCAGGTGACCCCTGATGGAAAGACCAG CTGTGTGTGCAAGGACGGCGAGGTGGGAGATGGGCGTGCCTGCTACGGACACCTGCTCCACGAGGTGCAGAAGGCCAGCCAGACGAACATGTTACTGCGGCTGAGAGTCGCCTTTGCCATGCTGG accagggctgccGGGAGATCCTCAGCACGTCGGGCCCATTCACCGTGCTGGCACCGTCCATATCCTCCAGGACCATGAAC GCATCCCTTGCCCAGCAGCTCTGCAGACAGCACATCATCGCAGGGCAGCACATGCTGGAGGAGTCAGGGACCCAGCCTACACACAGGTGGTGGACGCTGGCTGGACAGGAGATCACCGTCACTTTCAGCCGCTTCAGG AAATACACCTACAAGTACAAAGACCAGCCCCAGCAGACATTCACCATCCACAAGGCCAACTACCCAGCAGCCAATGGCATCTTCCACGTGGTCACTGCCCTGCGGTGGCAGCTCCCACCAGAGCTCCCTGAGGACCCCAAG AGAACCATCGGCCAGATCCTTGCCTCCACTGAGGCCTTCACCCGGTTTGAAACCATCCTGGAG AACTGTGGGCTGCCCTCCTTCCTGGATGGCCCTGGGCCCTTCACAGTCTTTGCCCCCAGCAATGAGGCAGTGGATGGCTTGCGGGACGGCCGCCTGGTCTACCTCTTCACAGCG GGTCTCTCCAAACTGCAGGAGCTGGTGAGGTACCATGTCTATAGCCACGGCCAG CTGACTGTTGAGAAGCTCATCTCCAAGGGCCGGGTCCTCACCATGGCAAACCAGGTCCTGGCTGTGAATATCTCGGAGGAG GGGCGCATCCTGCTGGGACCTGAGGGGGTCCCCCTACGGAGAGTGGACGTGCTGGCTGCCAACGGCGTCATCCACATGCTGGAGGGCATCCTGCTGCCCCCGACCATCCTGCCCATCCTGCCCAAgctctgcaacgaagagcagcacAAGGTCGTGGCG GGCTCCTGTGTGGACTGCCAAGCCCTGAACACCAGCATGTGCCCCCCCAACAGCGTGAAACTG GACATCTCCCCTGAGGAGTGTGTCTACATCCATGACCCTACTGGGCTGAACGTCCTGAAGAAGGGCTGCGCCCACTACTGCAACCAGACCATCCTG AAACCTGGCTGCTGCAAAGGGTTTTTTGGGCCTGACTGTGTGCAGTGTCCTGGGGGCTTCTCCAACCCCTGCTATGGCAAAGGCAAC tGCAGTGATGGGGTCCAGGGCAGTGGGGCCTGCCTCTGCTTCCCAGACTACAAGGGCATCGCCTGCCACATCTGCTCCAACCCAAACAAGCATGGAGACCAGTGCCAGGAAG ACTGCGGCTGTGTCCACGGTCTGTGTGACAACCGTCCGGGCAGTGGGGGTGTGTGCCAGCGTGGCACATGTGCCCCAGGCTTCAGTGGCCGCTTCTGCAACGAGTCCACAGGGAACTGTGGGCCCACAGAACAGGCCCAGCAGTGCCACCCGCATGCCCGCTGCATTAACCAGGGGGATATTGCCAG gtgtcTCTGTCTCGATGGCTTTGAGGGTGACGGCTTCTCCTGCACACCCAGCAACCCCTGCTCTCGCCCAGACCGTGGCGGATGCTCAGAGAAT GCTAAGTGTGTCCCTGGGGCCCCAGGCACCCACCACTGcacgtgccacaagggctggagCGGGGACGGTCGTGTCTGCGTGGCCATCGACGAGTGTGAGCTGGATGTACGAGGCGGCTGCCACGCTGACGCCCTCTGCAGCTATGTGGGACCCGGGCAG AGCCAGTGCACCTGCAAGCTGGGATTCGCGGGGGACGGCTACGTGTGCAGTCCCATTGACCCCTGCCGGGCAGGCAACGGTGGCTGCCATGATCTG GCCACCTGCCGGGCAGTGGGAGGAGGTCAGCGGGTCTGCACATGCCCCCCTGGCTATGGGGGTGATGGCTTCAGCTGCTACGGAGACATCTTCCAG gAGCTGGAGGCAAATGCCCACTTCTCCATCTTCTACCAGTGGATCAAG GGGGCCGGCGTCACTCTTCCTGCTGACAGCCGAGTCACAGCCCTGGTGCCCTCAGAGTCTGCCATCCGTAGGCTGAGCCCTGAGGACCAGGCCTTCTGGCTGCAGCCGAGGATGCTACCGCAACTGGTCAG GGCCCATTTTCTCCAGGGCGCCCTGTCTGAGGAGGAGCTGGCCCGGCTGGACAGGCAGAGTGTAGCCACCCTGAGCCCCACTGCACGCTGGGAGATTCACAACATCAGTGGG AGGGTCTGGGTGCAGAATGCTAGTGTGGACGTGGCTGACCTCCTTGCCACCAATGGTGTCCTACATGTCCTCAGTCAG GTCTTACTGCCTCCGAGAGGGGATGTGCTGGGGGGGCAGGGGTTGCTGCAGCAGCTGGACTCAGTGCCTGCCTTCCGCCTCTTCCGGGAGCTGCTGCAG CGCCACAGGCTGGTACCCCAGATTGAGGCTGCCACTGCCTACACCATCTTCGTGCCAACCAACCACTCTCTGGAGGCCCAGGCCAACAGCAGCGGCCTG gACTTGGACGTAGTGCGACACCATGTGATCCTGGGGGAGGCGCTTTCCACAGAGGCCCTGCGCAGGGGCGGACACCGCAACTCCCTCCTGGGCCCCGCACACTGGCTTGTCTTCTACAACCATAGCGGCCAg CCCGAGGTGAACCATGTGCCGCTGGAAGGCCCTGTGCTGGAGGCCCCTGGCCGCTCACTGTTTGGCCTGTCCGGGGTCCTGACGGTGGGCTCAAGCCGCTGCCTGCACAGCCACGCAGAGGCCCTGCGG GAGAAATGTGTAAATTGCACCCGGAAATTCCGCTGCACTCAAGGCTACCAGCTGGAG GACACCCCCAAGAAGAGCTGTGTCTACCGGTCTGGCTACTCCTTCTCCTGGGGCTGTTCTTACACGTGTGCCAAGAAGATCCAG GTGCCTGACTGCTGCCCTGGCTTCTTCGGCACACTGTGTGAGCCGTGCCCGGGGGGTCTGGGTGGTGTGTGCTCGGGCCACGGGCAGTGTCAGGACAGGCTCCTGGGCAGTGGGGAGTGCCGCTGCCACGAGGGCTTCCACGGAACGGCCTGTGAGATGTGTGAGCTGGGCCGCTACGGGCCCAACTGCACTGGAG TGTGTGACTGTGCCCACGGGCTGTGCCAGGAGGGGCTCCGAGGGGACGGAAGCTGTGTCTGTAACGTGGGTTGGCAGGGCCTCCGCTGTGACCAGA AAATCACTGGCCCTCAGTGCCCACAGAAGTGTGACCCCAATGCCAA CTGCGTCCAGGACTCGGCTGCAGCCCCTGCCTGCGTCTGTGCCGCGGGGTACTCGGGCAACGGCATCTACTGTGCAG TGGTGGACCCTTGTGCCCATGACCACGGGGGCTGCTCCCCCCACGCCAACTGCACCAATGTGGCACCTGGTCAGCGGACATGCACCTGCCTGGATGGCTACACGGGTGATGGGGAGCTGTGCCAGG AAGTTAACAGCTGTCTCATCCACCACGGGGGCTGCCACATGCACGCCGAATGTATCCCCACAGGCCCCCAGCAG GTCTCCTGCAGCTGCCGCGAGGGTTACAGTGGGGACGGCATCCGGACTTGTGTGCTCCTGGACCCCTGCTCCCAG AACAATGGAGGCTGCAGCCCCTATGCTGTGTGCAGAAGCACAGGGGATGGCCAGAGGACGTGTACCTGCGATGCAGTCCACACCGTGGGTGATGGCTTCACCTGCCGTGCCCGAGTCGGCCTG GAGCTCCTTCGGGACAAGCATGCTTCATTCTTCAGCCTCCATCTCCTG gaatacaaggagcTCAAGGGGGATGGGCCTTTCACAATCTTTGTGCCACATGCAGATCTAATGACCAACCTGTCGCAG GATGAGCTGGCCCGGATTCGTGCCAATCGCCAGCTTGTGTTCCGCTATCACGTGGCTGGTTGCCGGCAGCTGCGAAGCCAGGAGCTGCTAGAGGAGGGCTATGCCACCACACTCTCTGGGCACCCGCTGCGCTTCAGTGAGAGGGAG ggcagcATATACATCAATGACTTTGCGCGCGTGGTGAGCAGCGACCACGAGGCTGTGAACGGCGTCTTGCATTTCATCGACCGTGTCCTGCTGCCACCTGAAGTGCTGCACTGGGAGCCTGACGCTGCCCCAGTTCTGCGG AGAAACTTCACCGCCGCCGCGGAGAGCTTCGGTTACAAGATCTTCAGTGGCCTTGTGACG ATGGCTGGCCTGCTGCCCCTGCTTCGAGACTCATTCCATAGGCCCTTCACAATGCTGTGGCCCACAGACTCCGCCCTGCAAGCCTTGCCTCCCGATCGCCAGGTCTGGCTATACCATAAAGACCACCGTGACAAGCTGGCAGCCATTGTGCGGGGCCACGTGATCCGCAACGTCGAG GCCTTGGCATCTGACCTGCCCAACCTGGGCCCACTGCGCACCATGCATGGGACCCCCATCTCCTTCTCCTGCAGCCGTGCCCGGCCG GGTGAGCTCACGGTGGGAGAGGAGGATGCCCGGATTGTGCAGCGACACCTGCCCTTTGAGGGGGGCCTGGCCTACGGCATTGACCAGCTGCTGGAGCCACCTGGCCTTGGTGCCCGGTGTGACCGCTTTGAGACTCGGCCTCTGTGGCTG AAGGTTTGCAGCATTTGTGGGCTGGAACCACCCTGTCCTGAGGGCTCACAGGAGCAG GGCAGCCCTGAGGCCTGCTGGCGCTACTTCTCAAAGTTCTGGACGTCCCCTCCGCTGCACTCCTCGGCACTGCGCAGTGTCTGGGCCCGGCCCAGCCACTGGGGTCAGCCCCAAGGCCTGGGCAGGGGCTGCTACCGCAACTGTGTTACCACCACCTGGAAGCCCAGCTGCTGCCCTGGTCACTATGGCAGTGAGTGCCGAG CTTGCCCTGGGGGTGCCAGCAGCCCCTGTAATGGCCATGGCACGTGCATGGACGGCATGAGTGGCAGCGGGAACTGTAGGTGCCGTTCGAGGTTTGCCGGGACGGCATGTGAACTCTGTGCCCCGGGTGCCTTTGGGCCCCTTTGCCAAG cctgcaaCTGTACCTCCCATGGCCACTGCGATGAGGGCCTGGGGGGCTCTGGCTCCTGCTTCTGTGATGAGGGTTGGACTGGGCCACACTGTGAGGTGCACCTGG AGCTGCAGCCTGTGTGTGCCCCACCCTGCGCACCCCAGGCCGTGTGCCGCGCTGGCCAcagctgtgagtgcagcctgggCTACGAAGGAGATGGCCGCACGTGCACAG TGGTAGACCTGTGCCAGGATGGGCGTGGCGGCTGCAGTGAATATGCCAACTGCAGCCAGGTAGGCACAGTGGTCACCTGCACCTGCCTGCCCGACTACGAGGGTGACGGCTGGAGCTGCCGGGCCCGCAACCCCTGTGAGGATGGCCACCGCGGGGGCTGCAGCGAGCACGCTGACTGCCTGAACACTGGACCG AACACACGGCGCTGTGTGTGCCACGCCGGCTACGTGGGCGATGGACTGCAGTGTCTGGAGGAGCCTGAGCCGCCCGTGGACCGCTGCCTGGACCAGCCACCACCCTGTCACGTGGATGCCGTGTGCACTGACCTGCACTTCCAGG AAAAACGAGCCGGTGTCTTCCACCTGCAGGCCCCCAGTGGCCCCTATAGCCTGAATTTCTCACAGGCCGAGGCAGCCTGTGGGGCCCAAGGAGCTGTGCTTGCTTCTCTCCCTCAGCTCTCTGCTGCTCAGCAG CTGGGCCTCCACCTCTGCCTTGTGGGCTGGCTGGCCAATGGCTCGGCTGCCCATCCCGTCGTTTTCCCGGCAGCAGACTGTGGCGATGGTCAGGTGGGCGTGGTCAGTCTGGGTGCGCGGGAGAACCTGTCGGAGCGCTGGGATGCCTACTGCTACCGCATGCAAG ACGTGGCCTGCCAATGCCGCGATGGCTTCGTGGGTGATGGGGCCAGCGTGTGCAATGGGAAGCTGCTTGATGTACTGGCCACCACTGCCAACTTCTCCACCTTCTACGGG ATGCTACTGGGCTATGCCAATGCCACCCCGAGGGGTCTCGACTTCCTGGACTTCCTGGACGACGAGCTCACCTACAAGACACTCTTCGTCCCTGTCAACGAAGGCTTTATGGACAACCTG ACACTGAGCGGCCCAGACCTGGAGCTACACGCCTCCAATACCACCTTCCTGAGCACCAACGCCAGCCAGGGTACCTTGCTTCCCGCCCACTCGGGCCTCAGCCTCATCATCAGTGACATGGGCCCTGACAACAGTTCTCGGGCCCCTGTGGTGAGTCTGGAGGCTGCCCCTCCCCTGCTGGCCCCAGCCCTCACTCACCCACTGGGCCTGATCCTGGTCTCCCTACAGGTCCCAGGGGCAGTTGTGGTTAGCCACGTCATCGTGTGGGACATCGTGGCCTTCAACGGCATCATCCACACTCTGGCCAGCCCCCTCCTCGCACCCCTGCAGCCC CGGGCAGTGGTGGCCCCGGAGGCCCCACCTGTGGCAGCAGGCGCGGGGGCGGTGGTAGCTACTGGAGCGCTCCTTGGCCTCGCGGCCGGAGCCCTCTACCTTCGTGCCCGAAGCAGATCCGCAGGCTTTGGCTTCTCTGCCTTCCAG GCGGAAGATGACGCTGCTGATGACTTCTCCCCATGGCAGGAAGGGACGAGCCCAACCCTGGTCTCTGTCCCCAACCCGGTCTTTGGTAGCCATGATGCCTTTTGTGAGCCCTTTGAC GACTCACTCCTGGAAGACGACTTCCCTGACACCCAGAGGATCCTCGAGGTCAAGTGA